The genomic interval GGGGGTGAAGGCGACGGCGTACGCGATGCCATCATGCCCGGCCAACGGACCGCGTTCAGGCTCCGCCGCCGTTCCTGATCCGCAACACGTCCAGACCGCGAACAGAACTGCCATGCTGCATCGTCGATGGACTGAGTGAGCACTCATCGTCATTCCTCACAAGGATCGTGCATTGCCAGCTTCATCACGCATCGTGGCAGACGGCTTGCGAGTCGTCAACGGTTCAAGGATAGTTGATGCGATCTCGAAATATCGCCGATTGAACTTGTGTGCCACGGTTGTGTCAGCCGTGCTATACAGGGGATGCGTTCGGGGTCATCGCACTGACGAGACGCCAGTGGCACACGAATCAGAATTTTCATCGGGCCGCTAGGACGTCCGAGTCGCTTGGGCGAGTTGTTCGATCGTCTTTCGCAAGAGCGGTTCGCCGCCGAACTCCATCCCGAGTGCACGGATTTTTTCGGTGACGATTTGGTTCTTGGGGGACTTTGGTTCGCCATGAATTCGGCTGGAACTACCGGTGAGTTCCTTGGCAAGCGTCGCCACTTCGTATTCGGAGACGTAGCGATCGTAACAGCTGAACGCTTCGCCGATGATTTGATCCTCGTCGGCATTCAGTAACACGTCGATCGCTTTGGCGACATCGCCAGCGTGCACTTCCTTGCCACCACCTTCACAGCGGACGTCTTTGCCAGCCACGATCCGTTTGATGAGCGGGAACCATTTGCTACGGGCGACGTCTTGCATAACGCCATAAACGCCGGTCGGTCGGACCGCACAAATCGGGAAACCTTCGCCGAGTCCAAAGCTATGCACGAACTTTTCGATGGCGGCTTTGTGAGCACCGTAATGACTGGTCGCCCACAACGGGTGGGCTTCGTCGAGCGGGCGATCGTCGAGGATTTTTTCATGGACCGCACACGTCGAGACAAACACGAAGCGTTTTGCATCGGCTTCGCGAGCGGCTTGGATGAGCTGCAAGCTACCGATGATATTCTTCGTCGCGAAGTCGATCAGATCGCCCTCGCCACCACGGAAACCACCACCAGGATGATACAACGCGGCATGCACGATCGCCTCGCAACCACTGACGAACTCGGTTTCCGCACCGCCAGCGAGTTCGCCTTCGACCCATTGGACCGAGTCGGCAACGGACTTCAAACCGCTGCGGTCACTCGTCGGGCGAAACCAACATCGACAGGTGTGACCGGACTCAACGAGTCGACGAACGATGTACTGACCGATAAACCCTGTCGCACCGGTGACGGCTATCTTCATCGTTACCCTTTGTTGTCATGTGTCACATCGGCACCGCAATCGTGACACTCGGTTTCATCCGGTTCGAGAGATGAGCCGCAATAGTCGCAATTTCGCGGCGGCTTGGGTTGGCTGGCTTCCAACTCTTGTTTCATCCGCTGTTGCGCGAGCCGAAAGATCTGCCCCGATGTTGAGAACGTGCGGAACGACATGTAAATGATGAAACCAAACACAACGACGAAAAGAATCGGGAAGATACTAAACATCAGATTGAACATACACACTCCCCGTAATTCAGATTTCAACGCTCCCGAAAAGGACGGTCGAACGGAACGCTCCCCTCGACCGTGCATCGTCTCAATTTGCAAACGCCAGTTTGACCTCTTCGGATCACAGAAATCTGAATTCGAGAGATCAGCGGATGGCATGTCCCAAGCGTTCTTGTTGGTCGCGAGATCGGACGCGTTCCCAACGACTTTGTTGCCGTCCGCTATTCTCCATCCTCCGTGTTTTTTTCGGTCGATTCTTCAATCTCCACGCCGGCGGGTGTCATGACGGGTGGGAGTTCGATTTCGGTTTCGTCGTAATCGCCGACCATCCAGCGGGTGAGCATGTCGAGATCATGCGGGGAAAGCCGATCGGGCGTGTACGCCGGCATTTGATTTGAGTCGCCGTAGTGGTTGCCACTGCCGGGGTTGGTGATGAAGTCCTTCAGCCACTCAACCGAACCGTATTTGTGCAACGACGGGTAACCATAGGAGTCGGCTTCGTCGAGTGTCTGGTGATGACAGTCGAAGCAACTGTAAGAGAGTCCGTCCGCGTCGCCAGTCACGATGGCTTCCCCACGGGCGGCAAGTTTTTCGTCGATTGGTTCCAAGTCTTTCCGTTCGGAAATCTTGGCGAAGTATTCGACGATGGCTTGCACGTCTTTTTCGTTACTGCTGAGGTACTCGTGATTCTCCGCAAGATAATCACTCATCTCCGATTCACCTGGACCGGGGACGGAGCCTAAATCGTCATCGGCTTTGGCTTGCTGGTACCACCCGGCATTCTTGAGCGGGGCGAAAACCTCGTCGTAGTTGAGCAGGATATTCGTCGTCCATTCACGTGTGCCGAAGTCGCCCAGGTCGGCAGCGGTGGGCGGCGTGAGAATTTGTTTCACGTCGTCGCCATCGGCAACCGTGGAGAGCACGAACCGTCGGCGACCATCGTGACCGTTCCAACGGTGACACGCCGCACACTGCTTGGCGAAGATTTTCGGCCCTTGTGTGAACGGATCGTTCGCGAGCAGCGAGACAGCTCCCTCGACGGGAATCTTCCGAGGCAATGCAGCGAGTTCCTGCACACGTTCGCCGTCGATGTGAGCATCCTGCAACGCGAGTTGGTGTTCGATGTCGTTCTTGTCTTCGTACATCGCCAAACCGGTCAGAAAGACAATGCCGACTACCACCAGCCACATATAGATCTTGTTGAACATGTGACCGCCCTTGATATGGGCGATCAAAGGCATTGCAATCAGGATTGTGAACAGGAAACCGGGAAAGTAAATTGCTCCGAACGCCAAACCGAGATGCTCAACCCATTCGTATCGCAGGAAACGGAACAGGAACAAGTAGTACCATTCCGGACGGGCAGCCGAGTATGGTTCGGACGGATTCGCCGGCGCACTGAGTTCCGCTCCGAAGTAAACGGCGAAGAACACGACCGTCGCCAACACCGCCAGACACGCCACGGCATCTTTGAGGACTTGATCCGGCCAGAAGGTTGTTGTCGGTGCGTGGTCCGGGTCGGCGGGGGTGATGCCGTGTCGCCGGAAGACGTACAAGTGCAGCCCCAAAAACGCAATCAGCAACACCGGTAACACGCCGACGTGCAACGCAAAGAACCGGGTGAGAGTTTGGTGTCCGTATTTCGGTCCACCTTGGATAACCGTTTGGACTTCATTCCCGATCACCGGCGTCGCACCGGCGATCTTCGTCGAGACTTGCGTGGCGTAATATCCCTTCTGATCCCATGGCAGCAGATACCCCGTCAACGAAAATCCGAAGACAAGCAGCATCAGCACCAAACCGAGCCAGAAGTTGATCTCGCGCGGGGCTTTGTAGGCACCGTCGATGATGATTTGCATCAGGTGCAAGGCCATCAACACGACCATCGCTTGGGCGGCGAAGTGGTGAATGCCGCGGACGAGATGACCGAGGTACATCACGTTGTTGATGTAGTACACACTTTCCCAAGCCGTGCTGGCACTCGGGCTGTACGCGGTCCACAGGAAAATCCCCGTGATGAACTGCACGGTGAACGTGTAGACCAACGTGCTGCCCCAGACATATCGCCACCGCGAGCCGCCGGGAATGCGTTCGTAGAGCGCTTCATGCACCAAGTGACGAGTGCCGACGCGGTGATCCAACCAGTCAGCCAACCGTCCGAGAAGGTTCTTACTAGTCATACGGGAATCTTTTCTTCAGTAGCCGCTCGGAAGTCTTGGTAGTGCACCCAGATTTCGGTTTTGTTGCGAATTTCCGCTTCCAGGACATCCATCGCACGCGGCGGAATGTCGTTCTTCTTTTGGCCGTCCAAGTCGAAAGCGCTCGTGTGACAGGGACAGAAGAAATCTTGGGTGGTGGGGCGGTAATCCACGCCACAACCGAGGTGCGGACAGGTCGCGTTGAACACAATGACCTGGTCACCAATTTTGCGAACATAGACCGAGCCGATTTGCTGATGTAGGAACTTGTTCCACGCATCAACACGGTCGGCAAAAACCGTCACTCGTTGAGGAGTTCCGTCGGCGGGCAGGGCGTCGACTGTGGTTTCGAGTTTGATGAACTCATCGTCGCCGCCGTCTTTTCCCCGTCGCAAGAGAGGATCAAGGAAGAACAGCACGCCGGCAATGAGCGGAGTCAACACCGCGACCGCACCGGCACCAATGGCGATGACCGCCTTCATGAAGAACCGTCGCGGTTCGTCATTCGCAAGCGGATCAACCGTGCCTTGGGTTTCGGTTTCGACTTTGGCACTCGTCGGGTTCTCGGAAGTTGGTTCATTCATCGGAGCAACTGTCCTGAACGGTGAGGTTTTTGAGGCAATTTGTCTCAGGGGGAGTCTGGCGGGGGTTCGTGGGTTACGGCGAACATTCCATCGCTTTGAGGAATGCCGCACGCATGGTGGCAACGGCTTCGTCAAGAGTTCCCTGCAAAACCGCGCCCGCAGCTTGTTTGTGCCCGCCACCACCGAAGGGTTCGGCCAAGGCTGCCACATTCAAGTCACGTTGACTACGTAAACTAAATTTGATCGTCTTGTTGAGTTGTTCGATCGCAATGAACGCAGCTTGCGTTCCGGCGATTTTCAACGTCTCGTTGACTAAGTCTTCGGTGTCGACAGGTGTCGATTCCGTAGCTTCGAAATCTTCCTGTTTCACTTGAATCCAAGCCAACCGGCCTTCGCATTCGAGCTGCACGCGAGAGAGAACACGTGCCGCCAACCGCACTTTACCGATCGAATTTTGCTCATACAACTGTTGATATATTAAATGTGGTTGCGCGCCTAAGTCAATTAAACGGCTGATAACCCGCATGGTCTCAGCGGTGGTCGATGAAAACCGGAACCATCCCGTGTCGGTCGCGATCGCACAAAACAATGGCACGGCGACTGAAGGCGGAACGCGATACCCCAACGCTTCAGCCATGCGGAAAATCAATGCACCGGTCGCTTCGGCGGAGGTATCTTTGAATTCGACGGCATTCAAATCATCCGCACTCATGTGGTGATCGATAACGACCCGTTTCGCTGATGACTGCCGAAGTGCTTTGCCGACATCGACCAACTGCACCCACGCGCTGGTGTCGACGATGATATGCACTTCGGTATCCAAAATCTGATCAACCGTAAAGTTGCGACCGATCTTGTTGACCTTCCCTTGCGGGTCGAGAAACTCCAAGTGTGCCGGAGTTGCCGACGGATTAACGATTCGCACCGATTTGTCTTGATCTTCAAGAATCGCCGCGAGCGCTAACTCCGAGCCGAGTGCATCGGCATCGGGGCGAACGTGGCTTGAGATCAGAAACCGTTGGTGCTGATCGATAATTTCTCGCAACGGTTCCCAATTGACGCTCATACTCAAAGACCTACTTTCTTCCCATGAAACCGCAATTCAGCGTGCATCCTAACGCGACAAATAACGTTCCGCCATGCTCTGCGTTTGAGCGATGTCTTTCTTGAGTTGATCTCGCAACTCCTCGGGACCGGCGAACGTCTGTGTTCCACGAACCCGACCGAGCAGATCAACCGCCATGACACGGTCGTACAAATCGCCTTGAAAACCGATGAGATGGACCTCGAGTTTCCGCGTGTTCTCTTGAAACGTGGGATTCGATCCCAAGTGGATCGCCGCCGGGTAAGCGTCTTCACCGACTCTGGCGATCCCCGCATACACGCCGTCCGCCGGGTAAAGCGTTTCGATCTCCGCAAGATTCGCCGTCGGCCAACCAAGCGTGCGACCGCGTCCGGCTCCTTTGACGACTCGCCCTTCCATACGATACGGATGCCCCAACATTTCTACCGCCTCGGCAACATCTCCGGCAACAAGCAGTTTCCGAATGCGACTTGATGACACCATCTGATCGTCATCCAAGACCGGTTCCACGATGTCCAAACTTCGCCCGGACGCCTCGCACAATTCGCGAAGCGTGTGGACATCACCTTTGCGATCGCGACCGAAAAAGAAGTTTGGCCCTTCCACCAAGCCACGGGCATCGAGTTCGGTTTCGACGATTCGCGAGAAAAAATCTTCCGGCGAAAGTGACAGCAATTCCTGATCGGTCGGATACGCAATCACGGTGTCCACGCCGTAATGCGTCAAGAGTTCGGCTTTGCGTTGGATGTTGCTCAATCGCGGCGGCATTTGTCCGGGACGAAGCAATTCAATCGGGTGCGGATTGAACGTCAGCACGACGGCGGGCACACCATCGGCCTGGGCACGACCAGTGAGAGTGGCGATCATGCGTTGATGCCCGCGGTGCACACCATCAAAGTTGCCGATCGCCACGTAACCGCCACGATACGGTGCGGAATCTCCAAAGCCGTGAAGCAGCGTCATGCGAATCGGTCAGTGTTCGAGGATGGAAAATTGCGGGTCGTGAATCGTCGTCGGTAACATGCGTGGCACACGAAGGGGAGTTAATCATCGTCGAGTTCCAAACGGTGTTCGATTTCCTCCAACGTCACCAGCTCGCCGGTACCGGCTCCCGGACAATCTTCACAGACCTGCTGCCACGTCTGTTCGGATTCGAGATTACTCTTCCAAAACGGCCATGTCCGGCATTGCATGGGGCGAACCGGATAAATCTGGCAGCGTCGCGTGGCACCGTCGAAGAACGTACAATCGCCGTTCGCGAATTCCGTCAGCGACACACGACCACCATGCAACCGCGTATGGAACAACCGAATCTCGCCGATAGTTTGTTCGCGGTAATCCGCGATTTGTTGAAGTTCCTCATCGGT from Thalassoroseus pseudoceratinae carries:
- a CDS encoding bifunctional riboflavin kinase/FAD synthetase, which gives rise to MTLLHGFGDSAPYRGGYVAIGNFDGVHRGHQRMIATLTGRAQADGVPAVVLTFNPHPIELLRPGQMPPRLSNIQRKAELLTHYGVDTVIAYPTDQELLSLSPEDFFSRIVETELDARGLVEGPNFFFGRDRKGDVHTLRELCEASGRSLDIVEPVLDDDQMVSSSRIRKLLVAGDVAEAVEMLGHPYRMEGRVVKGAGRGRTLGWPTANLAEIETLYPADGVYAGIARVGEDAYPAAIHLGSNPTFQENTRKLEVHLIGFQGDLYDRVMAVDLLGRVRGTQTFAGPEELRDQLKKDIAQTQSMAERYLSR
- a CDS encoding DHH family phosphoesterase: MSVNWEPLREIIDQHQRFLISSHVRPDADALGSELALAAILEDQDKSVRIVNPSATPAHLEFLDPQGKVNKIGRNFTVDQILDTEVHIIVDTSAWVQLVDVGKALRQSSAKRVVIDHHMSADDLNAVEFKDTSAEATGALIFRMAEALGYRVPPSVAVPLFCAIATDTGWFRFSSTTAETMRVISRLIDLGAQPHLIYQQLYEQNSIGKVRLAARVLSRVQLECEGRLAWIQVKQEDFEATESTPVDTEDLVNETLKIAGTQAAFIAIEQLNKTIKFSLRSQRDLNVAALAEPFGGGGHKQAAGAVLQGTLDEAVATMRAAFLKAMECSP
- a CDS encoding Rieske 2Fe-2S domain-containing protein produces the protein MNEPTSENPTSAKVETETQGTVDPLANDEPRRFFMKAVIAIGAGAVAVLTPLIAGVLFFLDPLLRRGKDGGDDEFIKLETTVDALPADGTPQRVTVFADRVDAWNKFLHQQIGSVYVRKIGDQVIVFNATCPHLGCGVDYRPTTQDFFCPCHTSAFDLDGQKKNDIPPRAMDVLEAEIRNKTEIWVHYQDFRAATEEKIPV
- a CDS encoding NAD-dependent epimerase/dehydratase family protein; this translates as MKIAVTGATGFIGQYIVRRLVESGHTCRCWFRPTSDRSGLKSVADSVQWVEGELAGGAETEFVSGCEAIVHAALYHPGGGFRGGEGDLIDFATKNIIGSLQLIQAAREADAKRFVFVSTCAVHEKILDDRPLDEAHPLWATSHYGAHKAAIEKFVHSFGLGEGFPICAVRPTGVYGVMQDVARSKWFPLIKRIVAGKDVRCEGGGKEVHAGDVAKAIDVLLNADEDQIIGEAFSCYDRYVSEYEVATLAKELTGSSSRIHGEPKSPKNQIVTEKIRALGMEFGGEPLLRKTIEQLAQATRTS
- a CDS encoding YkgJ family cysteine cluster protein is translated as MNEKQTPADPWYKNGLQFTCTGCGDCCTGDPGVVWVTDEELQQIADYREQTIGEIRLFHTRLHGGRVSLTEFANGDCTFFDGATRRCQIYPVRPMQCRTWPFWKSNLESEQTWQQVCEDCPGAGTGELVTLEEIEHRLELDDD
- a CDS encoding cytochrome b, translating into MTSKNLLGRLADWLDHRVGTRHLVHEALYERIPGGSRWRYVWGSTLVYTFTVQFITGIFLWTAYSPSASTAWESVYYINNVMYLGHLVRGIHHFAAQAMVVLMALHLMQIIIDGAYKAPREINFWLGLVLMLLVFGFSLTGYLLPWDQKGYYATQVSTKIAGATPVIGNEVQTVIQGGPKYGHQTLTRFFALHVGVLPVLLIAFLGLHLYVFRRHGITPADPDHAPTTTFWPDQVLKDAVACLAVLATVVFFAVYFGAELSAPANPSEPYSAARPEWYYLFLFRFLRYEWVEHLGLAFGAIYFPGFLFTILIAMPLIAHIKGGHMFNKIYMWLVVVGIVFLTGLAMYEDKNDIEHQLALQDAHIDGERVQELAALPRKIPVEGAVSLLANDPFTQGPKIFAKQCAACHRWNGHDGRRRFVLSTVADGDDVKQILTPPTAADLGDFGTREWTTNILLNYDEVFAPLKNAGWYQQAKADDDLGSVPGPGESEMSDYLAENHEYLSSNEKDVQAIVEYFAKISERKDLEPIDEKLAARGEAIVTGDADGLSYSCFDCHHQTLDEADSYGYPSLHKYGSVEWLKDFITNPGSGNHYGDSNQMPAYTPDRLSPHDLDMLTRWMVGDYDETEIELPPVMTPAGVEIEESTEKNTEDGE